A portion of the Gossypium arboreum isolate Shixiya-1 chromosome 8, ASM2569848v2, whole genome shotgun sequence genome contains these proteins:
- the LOC108467514 gene encoding myosin-binding protein 3-like, with amino-acid sequence MATNSTSHVKRNLKGFTSALKSAACECFLIVLLFFYAAFSYLLTRFAHYCGLQAPCILCSRLDHVFGNEKPGYYWNLFCSNHRSEVSSLVSCNIHGKLVDGRGMCDNCLSSDIEENKSNSDIQRVSLENLGFEPAGFGNCDSQSLFFNRDLSPASKSTRFCLCCDKPWTPRSNAQGLPPLKSRGVEVARANFYLPRRLRHRNGLKKSKDKFSAPALTYIGNTGIDTSPHAGFTELKITSESESEIPFSDDEVSNCMVPDMNESKKESLVHSAPETPSKRLYNNLVKRKQPDSSEPHDFRYFYPNVQSENNVCDRKGQLADKKTNSSVLPELISLDDIPASSCLVGVPSYSASLLSDLISLVDKPPSVNVMETPLEASSGKHVTGASKNENISINKTDKSLKLISTSAGAGFETDQVVDDTAVVHSAHEDLNAVNTSPVYGEEKGASVFITEEPMQRYNKGVSKYPSLPVQNSSGEGIDLSFNNVGSEFPHDDDDFETTDESNPYGVQSFDNLFSAERSEFGSFGVNEDQSLPVQNSSEEGIHLSPELQGHSDDFETTNESDPYGVQSFDSLLYTERSEFDILEPLNESTFSEIEGEDPVDRLKRQVEHYQKCMDGLYKELEEERNASAIAANQAMAMITRLQEEKSNLQMEGLHYLRMMEEQAEYDGDALDKANDLLAEREKELQDLEAELEFYRLTFTDETHIENLTGASINLSNGHVSTETTSTFSVKDDQRFPSKTMFPDSDNPVAKSAWSEFEDQKLYISERLRDLERKVSKFAHHGTLPHISDRESLDEAANGGQHQQESLDESAPSQELSNTSVSEDQVVSKGNSHMVSNGQKGSENCNETGLASVENEISDLNEKLETLVADYKFLENSLKSLQIGNEGLVLIQEILHELRELRKLGIRRRNMSAS; translated from the exons ATGGCTACAAACAGTACTTCACACGTTAAAAGGAATTTGAAGGGCTTTACATCGGCCCTAAAATCTGCTGCTTGTGAATGTTTTCTGATTGTTCTGCTGTTTTTTTATGCTGCCTTCTCGTACCTGCTGACAAGATTTGCACATTACTGTGGATTGCAAGCGCCTTGCATTTTATGCTCTAGGCTTGATCATGTTTTCGGAAATGAAAAACCCGGATACTATTGGAATCTATTTTGCAGCAACCATAGATCAGAGGTTTCATCGTTGGTTTCTTGCAACATTCATGGCAAGCTGGTTGATGGTCGTGGTATGTGTGACAATTGTCTCTCATCAGACATTGAGGAAAACAAATCCAACTCAGATATACAGAGGGTTTCCTTAGAAAATTTGGGGTTTGAACCTGCAGGTTTTGGAAATTGTGATTCCCAGAGCTTGTTTTTCAACAGGGATCTTTCCCCTGCTTCTAAAAGCACTAGGTTTTGTTTATGTTGTGATAAACCATGGACTCCAAGATCGAATGCCCAAGGATTACCCCCCCTAAAATCACGTGGCGTTGAGGTTGCAAGGGCAAACTTTTATTTGCCACGTCGCTTAAGACATCGAAATGGTCTGAAGAAGTCAAAGGATAAGTTTTCTGCTCCAGCATTGACTTATATAGGAAACACTGGAATTGATACATCGCCTCATGCAGGATTCACTGAGCTGAAGATCACTTCTGAATCGGAGTCTGAGATTCCATTTTCTGATGATGAGGTTAGCAATTGTATGGTTCCTGATATGAATGAGAGTAAGAAAGAATCTCTAGTTCACTCTGCTCCGGAAACTCCATCTAAAAGACTGTACAACAATTTGGTTAAAAGGAAACAGCCTGATTCTAGTGAGCCCCATGACTTTAGATATTTTTATCCCAATGTCCAAAGTGAGAATAATGTCTGTGACCGTAAAGGACAGCTGGCCGATAAGAAAACCAATTCTTCAGTTTTGCCGGAGCTTATTTCTCTAGATGATATTCCTGCATCATCCTGCCTTGTGGGAGTTCCAAGTTACAGTGCTTCGTTACTTTCTGATCTTATTTCTCTAGTTGATAAGCCCCCTTCAGTTAATGTTATGGAAACTCCTCTTGAAGCATCATCGGGAAAGC ATGTTACTGGTGCaagtaaaaatgaaaatatttctaTCAACAAGACCGACAAAAGCTTGAAGTTGATAAGCACATCAGCTGGAGCTGGTTTCGAAACTGATCAAGTTGTGGATGATACTGCTGTGGTACATTCTGCGCATGAGGATCTAAATGCTGTGAATACGTCACCAGTTTATGGTGAAGAAAAAGGTGCATCTGTGTTTATTACGGAAGAACCAATGCAGAGATATAATAAGGGAGTTAGCAAATATCCATCATTGCCGGTTCAGAATTCTTCTGGAGAAGGGATTGATTTATCATTTAACAATGTAGGTTCTGAGTTCCCACATGACGACGACGACTTTGAGACAACTGATGAATCCAATCCTTATGGGGTTCAGAGTTTTGATAATCTATTTTCTGCGGAAAGAAGTGAATTTGGTAGCTTTGGAGTTAACGAAGATCAGTCATTGCCAGTTCAGAATTCTTCTGAAGAAGGGATTCATTTAAGTCCTGAGTTACAAGGTCATAGTGATGACTTTGAGACAACTAATGAATCCGATCCTTATGGGGTTCAGAGTTTTGATAGCCTACTCTATACAGAAAGGAGTGAATTTGATATCCTTGAACCTTTGAATGAAAGCACTTTCAGTGAAATTGAAGGTGAAGATCCAGTCGATAGGCTGAAGCGGCAAGTTGAGCATTATCAGAAGTGCATGGATGGATTATATAAGGAATTGGAGGAAGAAAGAAATGCCTCCGCAATAGCTGCTAATCAGGCAATGGCTATGATTACAAGGTTGCAAGAAGAGAAGTCAAACCTCCAGATGGAGGGCCTGCATTACCTAAGGATGATGGAAGAGCAGGCAGAATACGATGGAGATGCCCTGGATAAAGCTAATGATCTTCTGGCAGAAAGGGAGAAAGAACTACAAGATCTGGAAGCAGAGCTTGAATTTTACAGATTAACCTTCACAGATGAAACTCATATAGAGAATTTAACTGGGGCAAGCATCAACTTAAGCAACGGGCATGTTTCTACAGAGACTACGAGCACATTTTCCGTAAAAGATGATCAGAGATTTCCCTCGAAAACAATGTTTCCCGACAGTGATAATCCTGTAGCCAAATCTGCATGGTCAGAATTCGAGGATCAGAAGTTGTACATTTCTGAGCGTCTGCGAGATTTGGAGAGGAAAGTTAGCAAGTTTGCTCATCATGGTACTTTGCCACACATTTCTGATAGGGAAAGCTTGGATGAAGCAGCAAATGGAGGCCAACATCAGCAAGAGTCCCTTGATGAAAGTGCTCCTTCGCAAGAATTGTCAAATACTTCAGTAAGTGAAGATCAAGTGGTTAGTAAGGGAAACAGTCATATGGTTTCCAATGGGCAGAAGGGTTCTGAGAATTGTAATGAAACTGGTTTGGCCAGTGTTGAAAATGAAATTTCTGACCTTAACGAGAAGCTGGAAACACTTGTGGCTGACTATAAATTTCTTGAGAATTCTCTAAAATCTCTTCAAATTGGAAACGAAGGTCTAGTTCTTATTCAAGAGATACTTCATGAGTTACGAGAATTGAGGAAACTGGGGATAAGGAGGAGGAACATGTCTGCGTCATGA
- the LOC108467496 gene encoding NADH dehydrogenase [ubiquinone] flavoprotein 2, mitochondrial: MLARLASRRFLEIRQAFRQSSQASRSLSTALNYHLDTPDNNPDLPWEFSEANKQKVKEILSHYPSNYKQSAVIPLLDLAQQQHGGWLPVSAMNAVAKVIEVAPIRVYEVATFYSMFNRSKVGKYHLLVCGTTPCMIRGSREIEEALLNHLGVKRNEVTSDGLFSVGEMECMGCCVNAPMITVADYSNGSEGYTYNYYEDITPKRVIEIVEMLRRGEKLPPGTQNPKRIKSGPEGGNTTLLTDPKPPPCRDLDAC; this comes from the exons ATGCTTGCTCGGCTCGCGTCTCGACGTTTTCTCGAGATCCGTCAAGCTTTCCGTCAATCTTCTCAG GCCTCTCGATCTTTGTCCACTGCCCTGAACTAT CATCTTGATACCCCAGATAATAATCCCGACCTTCCATGGGAATTTTCCGAGGCGAACAAACAAAAG GTCAAGGAGATATTATCTCATTATCCATCCAACTACAAGCAATCTGCAGTTATTCCTTTGCTAGATCTTGCTCAGCAGCAGCATGGAGGATGGCTTCCAGTTTCAGCAATGAATGCA GTTGCGAAGGTTATAGAAGTTGCTCCTATTCGTGTATATGAGGTTGCGACATTTTATTCAATGTTCAACCGGTCAAAG GTTGGGAAATATCATCTGTTAGTTTGTGGCACAACACCTTGTATGATACGTGGTTCACGAGAAATTGAAGAAGCCCTATTGAACCACTTGGGGGTTAAGCGGAATG AGGTAACAAGCGATGGTTTGTTCTCAGTTGGAGAAATGGAATGTATG GGATGTTGTGTAAATGCTCCTATGATCACAGTTGCTGATTACTCCAATGGATCTGAAGGATACACATATAATTACTAT GAAGATATTACCCCAAAAAGAGTTATTGAGATAGTTGAGATGCTAAGAAGGGGAGAGAAGCTACCG CCTGGCACTCAAAATCCAAAACGAATCAAGAGCGGACCAGAAGGTGGAAATACCACTTTGCTAACCGATCCCAAACCTCCTCCATGCCGTGATCTTGATGCCTGCTAA